The genomic window CATTTCACTGCCGCGCACCTGGATCGACTCGTTGATATTTACAGATCCCTCAAGCCGGAATTTGTTCTGACGCATTCCTTGGAAGATCCGTACAATTTCGATCACCCTATGGCGGCGCATGTTGCGCAGGAAGCACGGATCGTCGCGCAGGCACACGGTCATAAGCCCGGTGGAGCAGTGCTCGGCGCTCCCCCTGTTTTTCTCTTCGAGCCGCACCAAACGGAGCAGTGTAACTGGAAACCCCAGGTTCTGCTGGATATCACACCGGTCTGGGACAAGAAACGAAAGGCGTTTGAAACATTGGAAGCACAGGAATATCTCTGGGAGTATTACACCCGCGTGGCGCTGAACCGCGGCGTACAGGCCGCCCGAAATTCAGAGAAAAAAAACATCAAGTATGCCGAAGCGTATCAGCGCGTCTTCCCGCAGGTGACCGAGGAACTTCAGTGATTGTTTCAAACGAAGTAAAAAGGAGGGACTTTACCATGAATTATTTCAAAATCCTGCTATTGGGAGTGCTCGCGGTGGCCGTTCTTTGCGCTGGCTACGCTTCTGCACAGACGTACCCCACAAAGCCGATCCACATCATCGTCGGCTTTGGACCGGGCGGCGTGGCAGATCTCACCTGTCGCGTAGTGGCACAGAAACTCTCAACCCAGCTCGGCCAGCAGGTGTTGATTGAAAACAGGCCCAGCGCAGGAGGTATAGTCGCCGCTGATGCAGTTGCAAAGGCAGCGCCGGATGGCTACACGCTACTCCTTCTGTCGAACGGCAACGCAGTAAGTGCCTCGCTTTTCAAGTCTCTCCCGTATGATCCAGTCGCCGACTTTGCCCCTGTATCGACACTTGGCTTCTTCGACATAGCAATGATTGCAAAAGGGGACGCCAAGTGGAATTCCGTCAAAGATGTCCTCGCCTACGCCAAAGCAAACCCCGGGAAATTGAATATCGGCACGATCAACATCGGCAGCACGCAAAACCTGTCCGCTGAGCTCTTCGTCAGCATGACCGGTATCAACGCTACCATCGTGCCGTACAAGGGCAGCCCTGATGTGCTGGTCGCACTCAGAGGAAATGATGTACAGCTCGCCTTCGACATGCTGGCGCCAATTATTTCCCAG from Syntrophorhabdales bacterium includes these protein-coding regions:
- a CDS encoding PIG-L deacetylase family protein, with the translated sequence MAEDQKKTVLVVSAHSGDFVWRAGGAIALYASRGWRAKIVCLSFGEKGESAKLWKEGGMTLERVKELRREEALKAAAVLGGEIEFLDCGDYPMHFTAAHLDRLVDIYRSLKPEFVLTHSLEDPYNFDHPMAAHVAQEARIVAQAHGHKPGGAVLGAPPVFLFEPHQTEQCNWKPQVLLDITPVWDKKRKAFETLEAQEYLWEYYTRVALNRGVQAARNSEKKNIKYAEAYQRVFPQVTEELQ
- a CDS encoding tripartite tricarboxylate transporter substrate binding protein; the protein is MNYFKILLLGVLAVAVLCAGYASAQTYPTKPIHIIVGFGPGGVADLTCRVVAQKLSTQLGQQVLIENRPSAGGIVAADAVAKAAPDGYTLLLLSNGNAVSASLFKSLPYDPVADFAPVSTLGFFDIAMIAKGDAKWNSVKDVLAYAKANPGKLNIGTINIGSTQNLSAELFVSMTGINATIVPYKGSPDVLVALRGNDVQLAFDMLAPIISQFKSGVVKVIAITSERRFSGLPDIPTIAESGVPGYQASSWNAIAAPAKTPRAIIDRLNKEINTALAAAEVKSKLLELGVTARGGTPDALKTLLTSDIAKWRGVIEKAKIEKQ